In Allomuricauda ruestringensis DSM 13258, the following proteins share a genomic window:
- a CDS encoding MATE family efflux transporter, protein MTAQHTHTFKKFIQYFWIAISGKETEFTSGSIRKAIFMLSIPMILEMLMESIFALVDIAYVSKVSVNAVATIGLTESVITLVYALAIGLSMAATAVVARRIGEKDVDGARIAAVQAISLGVVISVVIGIIGIFYAKEILALMGGEPDLIAEGYGYTQFLIGGNITVVLLFLINAIFRGAGNASIAMWALVLSNGLNIILDPMFIFGFGPIPEMGVKGAAVATNIGRGTAVLFQLGILFFGWGKIKLVAKDLVLNLKVMIGLIKVSLGGIAQFLIGTSSWIFLMRIMSEFGSEVLAGYTIAIRVMMFTLMPSWGMSNAAATLVGQNLGAKQPDRAEQSVWKTGKYNAWFMGIVSLGYLIFANTIVSWFNTTPEVVKSGALCLQVIALGYIFYAYGMVMTQAFNGAGDTRTPTRINLISFWLFQLPLAYISALVLGWGATGVFVAITLAEVLLAVLAIIWFKKGKWKKVQV, encoded by the coding sequence ATGACAGCTCAACATACACATACATTTAAAAAATTTATTCAATATTTTTGGATAGCTATTTCGGGCAAAGAAACTGAATTTACATCAGGAAGCATCAGAAAGGCCATATTTATGCTTTCCATTCCCATGATCTTAGAAATGCTCATGGAATCCATTTTTGCCTTGGTGGATATTGCCTACGTTTCCAAAGTAAGCGTTAATGCCGTGGCTACAATTGGGCTCACGGAATCCGTAATCACTCTGGTGTATGCTTTGGCCATTGGGCTTAGTATGGCCGCCACAGCCGTTGTTGCCCGTAGAATTGGTGAAAAGGATGTGGACGGCGCCAGAATTGCCGCAGTACAAGCCATTAGTTTAGGAGTAGTAATTTCCGTAGTAATTGGAATTATTGGAATCTTCTATGCCAAAGAGATTTTGGCGTTGATGGGCGGAGAACCTGACTTAATTGCTGAAGGTTATGGATATACTCAATTTTTGATTGGGGGCAATATTACAGTTGTCCTTCTATTTTTGATCAATGCCATTTTCCGAGGCGCAGGTAATGCATCCATTGCCATGTGGGCCTTGGTGCTTTCCAACGGACTCAATATTATTTTGGACCCTATGTTCATTTTCGGGTTTGGACCTATTCCGGAAATGGGGGTAAAAGGAGCAGCTGTTGCCACCAATATTGGCAGAGGAACCGCTGTACTTTTTCAATTGGGAATTTTGTTCTTTGGATGGGGTAAAATCAAATTGGTGGCCAAGGATTTGGTCCTTAACCTTAAGGTTATGATCGGTTTGATCAAAGTTTCTCTAGGAGGGATTGCCCAATTTTTGATAGGAACCTCGAGTTGGATTTTCCTTATGCGAATTATGTCCGAATTCGGGAGCGAAGTTTTGGCAGGTTACACCATTGCCATTCGAGTTATGATGTTCACTTTAATGCCCTCCTGGGGTATGAGCAACGCCGCGGCCACCTTGGTAGGACAGAATTTAGGTGCCAAACAACCGGATAGGGCAGAGCAATCCGTTTGGAAAACTGGAAAATACAATGCTTGGTTTATGGGAATCGTTTCATTGGGATATCTGATTTTTGCGAATACTATTGTTTCTTGGTTCAATACAACGCCAGAAGTGGTGAAGAGTGGAGCACTTTGTTTACAGGTTATCGCATTGGGTTATATTTTCTATGCCTATGGCATGGTGATGACCCAAGCATTCAATGGGGCAGGGGATACCCGCACACCGACCAGGATAAATTTGATATCGTTCTGGTTGTTCCAATTGCCTTTGGCCTACATTTCGGCCTTGGTTTTGGGCTGGGGAGCAACGGGTGTTTTTGTCGCCATCACTTTGGCGGAAGTATTGTTGGCAGTTTTGGCCATAATCTGGTTTAAAAAAGGAAAGTGGAAGAAAGTCCAAGTATGA
- a CDS encoding trans-sulfuration enzyme family protein produces MKSNKKGINTICTHVGELEDKEFKGAVSPLYMSTSYQFEDVAVKRYPRYFNTPNQEALCKKLAALEHAEAALIFGSGMAAISTALMTFLQAGDHVVLQQTIYGGTYHFAVSQFERFGIEYSFTTGWEVEDFEKEIKPNTKVLYLETPSNPLLTITDVKGVADLAEKKEILSMIDNTFASPVNQNPIDFGVDVVVHSATKYMGGHSDICAGVVAACQENMDKVFQTGICFGGSLSDYTVWLLERSIKTMAIRVKAQNENAMKMATYLNQSKDVDNVYYPGLEDHPGHELAKSQMKGFGGMLSFELKPEIDASLFFKELKLIKPSMSLAGIESTVLSPTQTSHALMSPEDRAKQGIKDSLIRFSLGIEETEDLIADIEQAIAKVKSTTVTV; encoded by the coding sequence ATGAAAAGCAATAAAAAAGGAATCAATACCATCTGTACCCATGTAGGTGAATTGGAGGATAAAGAATTTAAAGGAGCTGTTTCGCCATTGTACATGAGTACCTCTTACCAATTTGAAGACGTAGCGGTTAAGAGATACCCCAGATATTTCAATACACCCAATCAAGAGGCGTTGTGTAAAAAACTGGCGGCCCTGGAACATGCCGAGGCCGCTTTGATTTTTGGCAGTGGTATGGCTGCTATCAGTACGGCATTGATGACTTTTCTGCAAGCGGGAGACCATGTGGTGCTGCAACAGACCATTTATGGTGGTACGTATCATTTTGCCGTAAGTCAATTTGAGAGATTCGGCATTGAATATTCCTTTACCACAGGATGGGAAGTTGAAGATTTCGAAAAAGAAATCAAACCAAACACCAAGGTGTTGTATTTGGAAACCCCTTCCAACCCGTTATTAACGATTACCGATGTAAAAGGAGTCGCAGATTTGGCCGAAAAGAAAGAAATCCTGTCCATGATCGACAATACCTTTGCAAGCCCCGTTAATCAAAATCCAATTGATTTTGGGGTGGATGTGGTTGTGCACAGTGCCACAAAATATATGGGGGGACATTCCGATATTTGTGCAGGTGTGGTTGCCGCTTGCCAAGAGAATATGGACAAGGTGTTCCAAACCGGGATTTGTTTTGGTGGAAGCCTGAGCGATTACACAGTCTGGCTTTTGGAACGAAGCATCAAAACCATGGCAATCCGGGTAAAGGCCCAAAACGAGAATGCAATGAAAATGGCCACATATCTAAATCAAAGCAAAGATGTGGACAATGTGTACTATCCTGGCTTGGAAGACCATCCAGGTCACGAATTGGCAAAATCGCAGATGAAAGGTTTTGGAGGTATGCTTTCGTTTGAACTGAAACCAGAAATTGACGCATCTTTATTTTTTAAAGAGTTGAAATTGATAAAACCATCCATGAGTTTGGCGGGCATTGAAAGCACCGTGCTTTCGCCAACCCAAACATCTCATGCCCTTATGAGCCCAGAGGATAGGGCAAAACAGGGGATAAAGGATTCATTGATTCGTTTCTCCCTCGGCATTGAGGAAACCGAAGATTTAATAGCAGATATTGAACAGGCGATTGCCAAAGTAAAATCCACGACCGTTACGGTATAA
- the bshB1 gene encoding bacillithiol biosynthesis deacetylase BshB1, with translation MKLDILVFGAHPDDAELGAGATIAKEVSKGKKVGIVDLTRGELGTRGSAEIRDKESAKAAEILGVAVRENMEFADGFFVNDKEHQLELIKIIRKYRPEIVLCNAIDDRHIDHARGSKLVSDSCFLSGLRKIDTKMDGDDEWQDAWRPKLVYHYIQWKNLEPDFVVDVSGFIDKKTEAIMAYSSQFYDPDSEEPETPISSKNFTDSVNYRARDLGRIIGVEYAEGFTVERYIGVDSLEDLI, from the coding sequence ATGAAACTAGACATTTTAGTATTCGGGGCACATCCTGATGATGCCGAACTTGGGGCGGGAGCCACCATTGCAAAGGAAGTTTCCAAAGGAAAAAAAGTAGGAATAGTTGATTTGACCAGAGGTGAATTGGGAACCCGTGGTTCAGCCGAAATCAGGGACAAAGAATCAGCTAAAGCAGCAGAAATATTGGGCGTTGCTGTTCGGGAAAACATGGAGTTTGCCGACGGTTTTTTTGTAAATGATAAAGAACATCAGTTAGAACTTATCAAAATTATTAGAAAATATAGGCCAGAAATTGTTTTGTGCAACGCCATTGATGACCGCCATATTGATCATGCACGAGGTAGTAAATTGGTAAGTGACTCCTGTTTTTTGAGCGGGTTGAGGAAAATTGACACCAAAATGGACGGGGATGATGAGTGGCAGGATGCCTGGAGACCTAAATTGGTCTATCATTATATCCAATGGAAAAACTTGGAGCCCGATTTTGTGGTTGATGTATCTGGATTTATCGACAAAAAAACCGAGGCGATCATGGCATACAGTTCACAGTTCTACGACCCAGACAGTGAGGAACCTGAAACACCCATCAGCAGTAAAAACTTTACGGATAGTGTAAATTATCGAGCAAGGGATTTAGGAAGAATTATTGGTGTGGAATATGCGGAAGGCTTTACCGTAGAACGCTATATTGGCGTGGATAGCTTGGAAGATTTAATCTGA
- a CDS encoding tetratricopeptide repeat-containing sensor histidine kinase yields the protein MFTLCLSIPMLAQTSKRDSLAFKFQRLESTNRFNPKDTSHINLLARLAFSYRYLDTDSLFSIGEKVLKYSKDIDYAYGEIKGLDALGNYYYSKGNREKSMPLFKEALELAQEIESIECEVSLINTLAQNYSFEGNYAEALNWNLKGIDLAREAGNQQMLSILNENIAGLYADQKDFKNALMFYDTVQKINRRLGNEVIDAETYSNMASLYKDAKDYKSAMFNINRSINTFEKNKIYDWLAYAYQVKGDIYLNQKKYKWALYWFDQSNMLFKHQIEDDRIKIELMNGMAKVYFGLEKDSLSLKYAEEGLTLSKKIKSLQGQIDCSETLYKVHKKNGNNPDALAYLETFKTLSDSLFMDKNKQSLSLLETKLHYEQEKQELIEANEAALAKQRNYIYFSIIILFILSIILFVIRRSENIQKKLNKKLKDKSEAVIQREAQLHEINKTNTKLFSIIGHDLRGPIGGLQGILKMFTDGDISTKELISFIPKLKTDVENISFTLNNLLSWGLNQLNGVVTKPKRVSLSYLVGNNIRLLSEIAKSKSIKIINQLPENPRIWADNNQIDIVIRNLLSNAIKFTPENGLITIEAKEKSDMWQVSVRDTGIGMTAEMQRSIFKDSSNITTYGTNNEKGTGLGLSLCKEMVHKNNGEIWVESVPRKGTTFYFTVPRAQNRYQKAS from the coding sequence GTGTTCACACTTTGCTTGTCCATACCCATGTTGGCACAGACTAGCAAAAGAGATAGTCTGGCCTTTAAATTTCAGCGATTGGAATCCACCAATAGGTTTAATCCAAAAGATACTTCTCATATCAACCTTTTGGCGCGTTTGGCCTTTTCTTACAGATATTTGGATACTGACAGTTTATTTTCCATTGGCGAAAAAGTTCTAAAATACAGTAAGGACATTGACTATGCCTATGGGGAAATAAAAGGTTTGGATGCTCTTGGCAATTACTATTATAGTAAAGGTAATCGAGAAAAATCAATGCCACTCTTTAAGGAAGCATTGGAATTGGCTCAGGAAATTGAAAGTATAGAGTGCGAAGTATCCCTAATAAACACGCTTGCACAAAACTATAGCTTTGAAGGAAATTATGCAGAAGCACTAAACTGGAACCTTAAGGGAATCGATCTGGCACGAGAAGCTGGCAATCAACAAATGCTATCTATTCTCAATGAAAACATTGCTGGGCTGTATGCGGATCAAAAAGATTTTAAAAACGCCCTGATGTTCTACGATACGGTCCAAAAAATAAATAGAAGACTGGGCAATGAGGTAATAGATGCTGAAACGTATAGCAACATGGCATCGCTCTATAAAGATGCCAAGGATTACAAAAGTGCAATGTTCAACATCAACAGGAGCATAAACACTTTTGAAAAAAATAAAATATACGATTGGTTGGCTTATGCCTATCAGGTAAAAGGAGATATTTACCTAAATCAAAAAAAGTATAAATGGGCCCTGTATTGGTTCGACCAAAGCAACATGCTGTTTAAACATCAAATTGAGGATGACAGAATAAAAATTGAATTAATGAACGGTATGGCCAAAGTATATTTTGGATTGGAAAAAGATAGCCTTTCATTAAAATATGCCGAAGAAGGTCTGACTTTATCAAAAAAAATCAAATCACTCCAAGGACAAATTGATTGTTCGGAAACTTTGTACAAAGTCCACAAGAAAAACGGTAATAACCCTGATGCATTGGCCTATTTAGAGACTTTTAAAACCTTGTCCGATTCCTTGTTCATGGACAAGAACAAACAGAGTTTATCACTTTTAGAGACCAAACTACATTACGAACAGGAAAAACAAGAGCTGATCGAGGCCAATGAAGCTGCCCTTGCCAAACAGCGTAACTATATCTATTTTTCGATAATCATTCTTTTCATCCTAAGTATAATACTCTTTGTGATCAGGAGAAGTGAGAACATCCAGAAAAAACTGAACAAGAAACTTAAGGATAAATCAGAAGCTGTGATCCAAAGGGAGGCCCAACTCCATGAAATCAACAAAACAAACACAAAGCTGTTCTCCATTATTGGTCACGATCTTAGAGGTCCCATTGGTGGGTTACAGGGAATACTTAAAATGTTTACCGATGGTGATATTTCCACAAAGGAGCTTATTTCCTTTATTCCCAAACTAAAAACGGATGTTGAAAATATTTCCTTTACCCTAAACAACCTTTTATCTTGGGGATTGAACCAACTCAATGGTGTAGTCACCAAACCTAAGCGGGTATCCTTGTCATACCTTGTTGGCAATAACATCCGATTGTTATCGGAGATTGCAAAAAGTAAGTCTATCAAAATTATAAATCAACTACCGGAGAACCCACGTATTTGGGCCGATAACAATCAAATTGATATCGTTATCCGAAATCTTCTGAGCAATGCAATAAAGTTTACACCAGAGAACGGGCTTATCACCATTGAAGCAAAGGAAAAGTCAGATATGTGGCAAGTATCCGTCCGAGATACAGGCATTGGTATGACTGCAGAAATGCAGCGTTCCATTTTCAAGGATTCTTCCAATATTACAACTTACGGTACCAATAACGAAAAAGGTACGGGTCTTGGCCTTTCGCTATGTAAGGAAATGGTGCACAAAAATAATGGTGAAATTTGGGTGGAAAGTGTTCCGCGTAAGGGCACAACCTTTTATTTTACTGTACCCAGAGCACAGAACAGGTATCAAAAGGCTTCTTGA
- a CDS encoding M28 family peptidase yields MKKLSLLVLGLALACNSSQKTISEVQQPKPMASPVPYAESITQDDLKEHLYTYASDEFEGRETGTPGQKKAVEYIKAHYESLDIPPGQSNGDYFQKVPLEVSKVPQGSVSINNTSFELGEDILTFSEAKGTYNNIVYVGYGIEDGDYSDYEGIDVQGKFVLIKAGEPVDESGVYTISGNMEKSVWSNASEAVGKKRDIAHEKGAIGVLYYDMLSFPRFQGYFQFMKNNNSGRMQLASDSNEEILIYLGEAAAKALKSDIEEDNVPKTITTDLKLDITSGNDKVNSENVVAFLKGTEKPDEYVVISSHLDHIGITADGQINNGADDDGSGTVALLEIAQAFKKAANEGNGPKRSLVFLHVTGEEKGLLGSRYYTDVNPIFPLSQTVADLNIDMIGRIDPKYTGARNYLYLIGSDKLSTELHNLSEEVNKKYTNIEFDYTYNDENDPNRFYYRSDHYNFAKNNIPIIFYFNGTHADYHRPTDTPDKINYDLLENRTRLIFHTAWEIANRPNRLVVDKASD; encoded by the coding sequence ATGAAAAAACTATCCTTATTGGTCTTGGGCCTAGCCTTAGCCTGCAATTCTTCCCAAAAAACAATTTCTGAGGTCCAACAGCCCAAACCAATGGCAAGTCCGGTACCTTATGCGGAATCCATTACACAGGATGATCTTAAAGAACATTTATATACCTATGCTTCGGATGAGTTTGAAGGAAGGGAAACGGGTACCCCCGGGCAAAAAAAGGCGGTGGAATACATTAAGGCCCATTACGAGTCCTTGGATATTCCGCCAGGGCAATCTAATGGAGACTATTTTCAAAAAGTTCCCTTGGAAGTTTCCAAAGTGCCACAAGGCAGCGTAAGCATCAACAATACATCTTTTGAGCTTGGGGAAGATATATTGACCTTTTCCGAAGCCAAAGGAACCTACAACAATATTGTTTACGTGGGATACGGCATTGAAGATGGTGATTATTCCGACTACGAAGGAATTGATGTTCAAGGAAAATTCGTGCTTATAAAAGCTGGTGAACCTGTTGATGAAAGTGGGGTTTACACAATTTCAGGAAATATGGAAAAATCGGTTTGGAGCAATGCATCCGAAGCGGTAGGCAAAAAACGGGACATTGCTCATGAAAAGGGAGCAATCGGGGTACTGTACTATGATATGTTGAGTTTCCCAAGGTTTCAGGGCTATTTTCAATTCATGAAAAACAACAATAGTGGTAGAATGCAATTGGCATCCGACAGTAATGAAGAAATTCTTATCTACTTGGGTGAAGCCGCTGCAAAGGCCCTAAAAAGTGATATTGAAGAAGACAATGTTCCCAAAACGATTACAACGGACCTTAAGCTAGATATTACAAGTGGTAACGATAAAGTAAACTCTGAAAATGTTGTCGCTTTCCTGAAAGGCACTGAAAAACCTGATGAGTATGTGGTTATTTCTTCCCATTTGGACCATATTGGGATTACCGCCGATGGACAGATCAATAATGGTGCCGATGATGATGGTTCGGGCACTGTGGCTCTGTTGGAAATTGCCCAAGCGTTCAAAAAAGCAGCGAATGAGGGCAATGGTCCCAAACGTTCCTTGGTTTTCTTGCATGTTACCGGAGAGGAGAAGGGTCTTTTGGGGTCTCGATATTATACCGATGTTAATCCTATTTTTCCATTGTCACAAACTGTTGCTGATCTTAATATTGATATGATTGGTAGGATTGACCCAAAATATACTGGTGCGAGAAACTACTTGTATCTCATTGGTTCTGACAAATTGAGCACAGAACTCCATAATCTATCGGAGGAAGTGAACAAAAAATACACGAACATTGAGTTTGATTATACTTACAATGACGAGAACGACCCAAACAGGTTCTATTACCGAAGCGATCACTACAACTTTGCGAAGAACAACATTCCGATTATATTCTATTTTAACGGCACGCATGCGGACTATCATCGCCCAACTGATACCCCTGACAAGATAAATTATGATCTTTTGGAAAACCGCACACGGCTTATTTTCCATACTGCTTGGGAAATAGCGAACAGACCAAACCGATTGGTGGTGGATAAAGCTTCGGATTAA
- a CDS encoding NAD(P)/FAD-dependent oxidoreductase, with protein sequence MYLGASFKGHQKLVAMGKNKSVIVVGGGIVGLSTAYFLQKAGHRVTVLEKSDISSGASFVNAGYLTPSHIVSLASPGMITKGLKYMFNSSSPFYMKPRLDPDFIRWAWYFKKSATQTKVERSMSVIRDINLLSRELYEGIQASGDLGDFQIGNQGLMMVYQTEKARDHEMEVVEKAAKMGLVGKHLSKSALKKIEPNVDFNAEGAILWECDRHTTPPIIMKRMVEYLEKAGVDIHKNEGVTDVSLSNGKVTGITTEKASYKADEVVFAAGSWTSELSKKLSLKLPLQAGKGYRINVEEPTNITIPAILMEKKIAVTPMEGFTRFAGTMEFSGINHTIRKERVEAIARGVETYYNGLQIPEEAKNNAKCGLRPVSPDGLPYIGKPKNIHNLTIATGHAMMGWSMGPATGKLVTELISVDKLSMDISPFATERKF encoded by the coding sequence ATGTATCTTGGCGCTTCTTTTAAAGGACACCAAAAACTTGTAGCTATGGGCAAGAACAAAAGTGTTATTGTTGTTGGGGGAGGAATCGTTGGACTTTCCACCGCTTATTTTTTACAGAAAGCAGGACACCGGGTAACCGTTCTGGAAAAATCGGACATTAGTTCGGGAGCTTCGTTTGTAAATGCGGGCTATCTTACTCCGAGCCATATCGTCTCTTTGGCCTCACCGGGCATGATTACAAAAGGGTTGAAGTATATGTTCAATTCTTCCAGCCCATTTTATATGAAGCCACGGCTGGACCCCGACTTTATTCGATGGGCGTGGTATTTTAAAAAATCGGCCACCCAAACCAAGGTAGAGCGATCCATGTCCGTTATTCGTGACATCAACCTTTTAAGTAGGGAATTGTATGAAGGAATACAAGCTTCAGGTGACTTGGGAGATTTTCAAATAGGTAATCAAGGTTTGATGATGGTGTACCAGACCGAGAAAGCCCGTGACCACGAAATGGAAGTTGTGGAAAAAGCGGCTAAAATGGGGTTGGTGGGAAAACATCTATCCAAATCAGCTTTAAAGAAAATCGAACCCAATGTAGATTTTAACGCAGAAGGAGCCATACTTTGGGAGTGCGACAGGCATACCACACCACCGATTATTATGAAAAGAATGGTGGAGTATCTGGAGAAGGCCGGAGTAGATATTCATAAAAATGAGGGCGTAACAGATGTATCTCTTTCAAACGGAAAAGTAACTGGGATAACCACCGAAAAAGCATCCTACAAAGCGGACGAAGTAGTTTTCGCTGCGGGATCATGGACTTCCGAGCTTTCAAAAAAATTGAGCCTAAAATTGCCATTGCAAGCAGGGAAGGGGTACAGAATCAATGTAGAAGAGCCGACAAATATTACCATACCAGCAATTTTAATGGAGAAGAAAATAGCGGTTACCCCAATGGAGGGTTTTACCCGTTTTGCGGGAACCATGGAGTTCTCCGGAATAAATCATACCATTCGAAAAGAAAGGGTGGAGGCTATAGCAAGGGGAGTTGAGACCTATTACAACGGGCTTCAGATTCCCGAAGAAGCCAAAAACAATGCAAAATGTGGACTTCGGCCCGTATCGCCCGATGGTCTTCCGTACATTGGAAAGCCCAAGAATATTCACAATTTGACTATTGCAACAGGTCATGCCATGATGGGGTGGAGCATGGGCCCTGCAACAGGTAAATTGGTTACGGAACTTATTTCAGTTGATAAATTGTCCATGGATATTTCACCTTTTGCCACCGAACGTAAATTTTAG